The window TGGTAGTAGGTAGagatagtagtggtagtagtgttagtaggtAGAGATATTGGTGGTAGTAGGTAGagatagtggtggtagtaggtagagatagtggtggtagtaggtagagatagtggtggtagtaggtagagatagtggtggtagtagtgttagtaAGTAGagatagtggtggtagtagtgttagtaggtAGAGATATTGGTGGTAGTAGGTAGAGATATTGGTGGTAGTAGGTAGAGATATTGGTGATAGTAGTGTTAGTAGGTAGagatagtagtggtagtagtggtggtagtagtgtaAATAACAGTAGTAGTAGCATTCATTTTAATATGTAAAATAGTAGCTTGTTAGTTCGAGGGCAGGTTTTACTGAGAAAGATAAAGCCTCGACCTggactaaataaaaaataaaaacatcaagcaCAATGAAAAAGTCggttgagcttgattttttagtccaggactagacTTTATCTCTGTCCGCAAAACCAGCCGTTTATATTCAGCCAATTATGGTCCCTACAATTTATTCTACAATGAGGAAGagatagaaaacattttaaactaaacGGAAGTTGATAAGACCACAACTGAACCCTCAGACCACTGTAGCTGTCACAATGTCTGTGCAGGTGTCTGCTCTTCTGAGAACAGCACGCTTCTCCGCCAAGTATGTAGTATGACCTACTATATGAGCATGACATAGGGCTGGTTTTgcagacatggattaagcctagtGTAGGACTAAAACAataagctcaatggagttttctatcagtctcttacatggACTATGAGCCCACACCTCTTTAGAATACTGCTTCAACTGTATCATCAActgagggctttcttgcatgcacagcCCGCTTCACTTCCTCCCACAACATTTTGATAGGATTAGGATCTGGGATTTGGCTCTGCCATAccataacataacataacatttcttctttttgaaccattctgttgtagctttgcttgtgtgttttggataattTCCTTGGTGATCCatgtttcagtttcagcttttaGACAGATGGCCTCAAATTCTCAAGAATTCTGTGGTACAGTTTGGAATTCATGGATGACTCAATTAAGGCAGGTTGGCCAGGTCCAGAGGAAGCAAAGCCGCCCACACCCAAGTGACCCTGGCTCCACGCTTTATGGTTGGTGTGAGGTTATTCTGTTCAgggcaatgttttgttttcgtCCATCATAGCATCTGGCATTGCGGCTGAACAACTCCAACTTCAACTGTATAAAGCATgctgttccagtagttttggtgtTACCCAGGTGTCTTGATGAAAGCAGGGGCTTCTTCCTTCCTAACatcccatgtaggccaagtttgtgcagtctttctgacagttgactaatGCACTTCcacactgactgtggaaaggcCTGTAGATTTTTTGATGTATACCCAGTGTTCTTAGAGATTTCTATGAGTATCTTTTGGTCAGCTGAAGTTGGTGGGACAACCTGTCCTTTGTATATTGGTAGTAATCTAgaattgtattaatttgtaGATTAtctttttgaaaatgaaattatGTAATTTGCTTAGAAATGCCAATTGcttagaaatggctttgtaagcccTCCCAGATGTAGGGGCATTAATAATCTTTCTTTTGAGGGTTAcagataggtcttttgatcttgtcatgttgtgttaccACCCACCTATTTAGGAGAGACCAAATCTTTACACTACCATTTTGTATTGattttcacctgttttgatGCACATGATTCAAATCTTaaccattttatgtgatggtaaaggcACAATAGGGTTGTACTAACATTTTCTGCATAAGGATATTGCactgtctgtttattttaattgcatgaaaGGTTTCAAAGTGAATTGTTTTGTGTAAACTGTTAAATGGGTTACCTtcatcaatgaatgtggttgtaatttagctcaaatatccatTTGTCCAAATATGTAGGTAAAAAAACTTGCTTTTAATTTTcctttgtatctgtgtgtatctgtgacCTTTAAAAACCTTTGACTAAAGTGATTGGGAAATGTAAAGAAAGCATTtaaagtgtttgtgtatgcatgtcATTACCTTTGTGCTGTCATACAGAGTATGACTGCTCAGAGTCATGGCCCTCTCATGAACAGCCCAGCGACGCAGCTCTCTCTCAAACAGCTACagagtaaaaatataaaaataacaggAATGAAAAGAAAGAGTAAGTAAAGAATCAAAAGAACAAATGAAAGAGAGCAAATCTTCCTATGGACCTCAGTCACACTGTGTCACCATTATTCTGTGCAGACTGAAGTGTCAAACCCCACAGACTTGTGAAGATCTGAGCCAATATCATATACATAAAATGGTGACTGCTACAGGACCCTTTCAGAAAGCTAGGTGAAGCCGTCAACATATCCCCCTCAGATCTTTACCAGTGCATAAAAGTTGCAGGGCTTAGGGCAAAATTTAGGACTGGACCATTGAATATTCTTGGAAGCCATTTTGGACTATTGAGATGCATCTAAAAGCTTTACATCAGAGTCTAGGGTTACATGTTGGACTTGCCTTCGATCCGGTCCAGCCCAGCAATGCAAAGGCAAACTGGCTGTAGGGAGATACCACCATGTCCACTCTCACCGCCATCCAGGACCGGGAACCCGAACACTGAGACAACATCGAGCTCTCCTCCCGGGCTTGGTCATTTGTCTGAGGAGACGGTTCTGTTCGTGAGTGTAGGAGAGTGCTTTGGGCTGAAATTgtttgtgttattctcctttcgtTTTCTGTGCTCAGTCTAAAGATGGAGAAACATCTTTCAAAGCGGTCCATATTAGAAGGCGGCCGTGCAGGACCATCTTTGCTCTCTAGATAAGAATTCCTGGTGGTCTTATGGTACAACAGGAAGCCCTGGGGACAGAATACAGCATTACACCTCGGTGGGCATAGAAACAGCCTTGCTCAGCAGACATTTTGAACCAACAAGGCTTGCAAAAACACAGATTCCAGGGAATGGTTGACAAAAAGTTTAAGGACTGAAATCAGAAAATTGGGTATGAGTTACCTGTGCTTCCAGCCAGGAGACCACCTTAGCCATGAGCCCCTCCTCTCTGCCCTCTTCTGGGTGAGTTATCAGGAAGTCCACATCATGACCTGTCTCTTTACCtctacagaaagaaagaaaccaaATATGGAAAGTGAGCGAGGGAGTGTGAGGGAAAAGTACAGAGACACATCAGCTGAATGTCCCCGACTGTGTGAAAACTACTTGTCCCACAAGTACCGGCATACCTCCTGAATCCTCCGATAAGAGTGATCTTTGCCCCCGGGAGCACCTCACTGACTGCCTTCTCCACAATCAGACCAATGGCATCAGCCTCTGCTTTTCTAACAGGCTGGTTTAAGTCATCATAATACTGCACACCTGAGCAACAGAGACACAAGGAGGACAGGGAAGTGTGAACTGTAGGTAAAGGAATCTTCAGGCTTACTAACACAGACAACTGACACGCACAGGCAAACACACCTGCTCGTTGTGCTCTGTTGAGGTTGTGTCCTGATCTTTGCAGGTCAGAGGGCGTGTGTATCCCCTCCCTGAACCAACGGTCGGCTGTCTTCGCGCCCACACCAAAAATTCCCGTCAGGGCctacaatacacaaacacacacatctctccAAAAAGTGCAAAACAGGGGAATGATATCCAGTAACCCATACCAGAGATGTGTCCAAATTCACCTTCATGGCCTTGAACTGTCTAGACTCCTTTGTGGTCTCCACTTCACAACATACACCATCTTCCAGAACCtcctgacagacagaggaggcATTAAGAGGTTCATTTAAAGGTTTTGATGCAGTCATGATATAAGagaccacacacatacagacaaacagaaagcagagaaagagagagacagtgagcgTCTGCAGACCTTGATAACCCTGAGTGAGTGATCCCCCAGACAGGGCTGTCCTCGTAGTTGCTCCACTCTTCTGATCTCCTGTGGGAGAGACTTCAGCAAGGCCCCCGCCCTCCGGAAAGCCACGCCCCGTCCCTCGTTTTCACTGAGCTCAGCATTCTCAGCCAGAATGGACAACGCATCCTATCAGGGGTAAAAAGGGGTGGTAGaaaaagggagggggggaggacagagagggggggacagagggagtggAAAGAGACTGGCAGAGAGGGAATGTTGGAGATAAATGACACAGTTAGTTCAGAAACTAGAACATGCTTCTTGACAATTTGAGTTAGTAATTGGGATGGAAAACTGTCATCATAAACGTCCTTCATAATGTCATTATCGAGTAAATAGGAGATTTGGGAAAGAAAGGTACCCACAATCAGCACTGTGTTGTGGTGTAGTAGAGGGGTGTGTCTCTGACAGGCATAGCTGGGTAACGACACGACCGCCAGCTCTGTGCCAGGCTCATCTCTCTCCTGTGGAACAGAGATGTGTCCATTAGACACCAGAGGTAAACGGACTGAAACAATGAACACACGTCATATCTTTGTATGTTTCACATTACAGAGTCTGTAACAGCACCATGGAGGCCATTTCAATGTTTGATGAACCCTCTTTTCCACTATGAAAGGATGATGTCATCAGTTAAGGTGTGAGTAATACCATCAGCACCACAAAGACGGTTAAATCCCACCTGAAGTTTGTGTCGGTCCAGTATGGCCACTGGGCGGCTGACCTGCATGCTCTCAGTGTACCACATTATGTCCAGGAGGTGGACTGAACTAGGTCCAGCTGTCCGGCATTCCCCTTCTTCTCTTCCTTGTCCCCCAGTCTGGGAGTCCAGCCAGGTCCAGACCTCCTTCCAAGAATTATTCTCGGAAATAAGGTGAGTGATGGATTGGCTAGGGTTAAGAGGAATAAGTGGTTGCCAAGTCAAACCAATGTTGCTGGCTACATCCCTAAACTGTGCCTAGCCACCATTGTCTTCTTTtgcaatatttaaaatataatgacTTGATGAACAGACTTAATCAGTCTTTCTGCCCTATATATATCGAAGAAAAGCCGGGACAAAAGACATGGAAAAGTTCGCGATTGTTATTCTGACTACCTGAAGGAGTCTTGTATGTTGAATCCTTTTCCCCGGCCGAGCCGAGAGAGGAAGGCTCTCCGGCTCGCTCCCATCTTTCTCCCCAGGAGGAAGATGACTACCCCGGGGAACTTGCTGTCACCGCTGCTGTTCCTTATGACAGAAGATATCACTTTCCGTCGCTTTAAAGGAATCATACCTAAGAACAGACTCAATTAACTgtgtacaaaaatatataatagaaTATATACAGCAACAAAGGTTTATAATCAAAACGATCCAGTTGATTTGCTAGCACAACATCATCATTCTACAAAGTCAGGTAGCGGTGCGCTTTGCAGTAGTGCCACACTCAAAATAGATCCGACCAGGAAACAACCCCGTTAAGTTGGTTTCACATTCAGACATTCCACGGACGCCCAACAGATGCAACAGACATGCACCTTAACGTAGCAAGCATTCAAACGCAGTCATATCAATTCAGGCATAACTCAAGtgcaaacaatacaaaaaacGTGTTACCAAATGAACCTTTGAAGTGCTCAAGGTAATCTGGTAcggtatattacattgtttttcattaggCAAAGCAATTAATGAATTCTCATCACATctgtctgaaaatattttttatatttttctccaaaagcaacaaatacaaataaaatgaatgttatgaaatacatattaagCACACATTACTcttatttgcattatttcagTTTGGCATTTGGCCTCGAGTTCTTGTCCACATCAGTGAATAACGCCATTATCAGTACACTAAGGGTAAAATCTTTAGTCCTGGTGAATCCATGTCCTGGAGGAAAGTGTCAGGCTCATGGGAATGGCAGTCATTCAACTCCATTCTGAACATAATTCCTTAATAGAGTTAAAGAAAGGAGAGTATGGGGGTCAATTcactttatttacatattcaatgtttCTTGGAATCTAAACCTAAACTGGGTCAAAATCCTGTTCCTTCAGCGGGCAGATATGGTCTTGGATTTGTTCATTTGCTGATAATATTGTGACCGACAATGCCAAGCGTTGGCTCAACTGAAGCTTGCTTCATCCACACAAATGTACCTGTGATGGCTCATTGCAGGTCAATGGAGTGGAGTTTTGTGATTTCCTCCCATGCATTACAGAACAGGAGTAAAACCAGGGCTGTTTCTCCAGGTTTTCACTCATACCTTGTGCTTGACTGATTTATGAGGTcactaaaaaaaaacagggtacACTGGGTCAGCTTTTCcaaatcctggtcctggggaccccaaggtgtgcacattattttttttttgccttggtaatcaacctatcatcaattcatgaattttaatcaagtgtgtaagtactaaggtgaaaaacaaaaacatgcacccttTGCGGTCCCCAGAaacaggattgggaaacactgtactaggccctccgtggaattggtttgacacctgtggttttctgtctatcctgctccatgttgaaagacattgTTCGTTTTCACAAGCCCTCTTATATGTTTAATAGTTTGTCAATGGCCAATAGTGCTTTCCaccatgtaaaataaattagaagTGTAATTATGGATAATaatcatgtacagtacagttgtGCAGTGATCTTTTGTTAGAGCAGTACATCCCTAACAGGTCACATAGAAATCTGGGGCCATTGGGTGGTGATTCTATTCTTTTGAATAAAGCAGGCAAAAcagtgtaaaatatatatagtatacTTTCCAAATTTAGTGATAATCAATTAAGAACAATTTAATTGGTGATAAGAAACCATAATTGACAAGAGAGAAAACAATACTATCAAATGTAATcctaatacattatatataatgtatttcaatgtgaaacatgTCTTTGTAGATTAAACACTGCCTATTTGATTTTGTGTATCCTATTGTACTCagtcaatgtaaaatgttattaaagttTCTGGGAATATTGGCTTTTTGATGatctgaatagtttttttacgAGTTAAATAATATTAAGAGTTAAAACTATTACCATGGCAATATAATAACGTTATTTTAATTCAGGTGAAGCCATTCAGCTCTATCAACAGCCGACTGAACCAAAGAGAGACATCTCACTAAATGATTAGCTGGAAGTGGCAGGGTGGGTGGGGCAAACGAAAGGCcctgaacagaaaacaatgagCCAGTGAGATGTCTCGTTTTAGCGAAAACCCTCTGTGGGGCGGTGCCAGTAAGCAGTCTGGACTAAATCCAAAAATAATACGGCCGAGTCATGGAGTGGGTTATCTAGTTCCAGGTCTCCAACGCGGTCACCCCGCCTACTCTTTTCTTACCACGCGCCTGTGTCGTCAACGTCACACGTGCGCGTTATTTTACAATTGTcttaaatcaatcaataaaacaaTCGATGTTATCGTGATATACTCAACGGACACTGAGCTGGAAAGGACACGTCCACCTAGTAGTATAAACGAGGCTTTAAATATAGGTTAACAGCTGGTGCAGTAAGTTTAACATAAATGTGTGTTCAGACTATTTTACGTCGGTGATGTTTGCTATTTGTTAGTagtttaatgaaaacattaaacattgatgtggtttctTTTGTGGAATTTTAAGCACGCTTCCTTTTCAATTCATCTGAAAACCCCCACCACCCGCGAGTGAACCCCCACCcgtctaataaaaaaaaaaaaaggtcataTGATCATTAGTTTACTTCCTCAAACTATTTCAGATGTTAGTATGTTCCAGCAGCAGTAGCAGCGTGAGTGGTTTTCGTCCGCCCCTCCCCAGTAAAAAGGTATTTTCTTATGTTGTCCACAGACTTACCAGGAAACGAAAGAGCTGTGGCTATTTCAGTGAAGCGGTAGCCAGCTAGCTCATGACAACCTCCGTGGCGAGACCTGGACAAATGAAGCCACCACAAACCCGGAGAAGGGGAGTGAGTGCAGCATTGTTTTTCGTGCTGTTTACCTGCACGCTCAGGTGTTCTGGATGTGAAAAACCAAGCAATATCGTACTGATCTTAGCCGATGATCAGGATGTGTATCTCGGGGGGATGGTGAGTTATTATAATTGttcagtttttatttactaCAACTACATTTTGTGCGTAAATCAAAAGTAATGTACTTTCCAACTATAATGTCCAGGCGTACGGAAAACGTGATTCTCTACCTCATATACTGGCGTTAATGTGATGGTGGGCTGACTGTTTTTAAGTCTCTGATATAGTTTGATACTCGCACTGCCATTGTAGGTCCATGCTTTCCATGCGTAATTTACGTGGTTAAAGGCTAGTAACATTGTGCGACTTACACAGTAGCCCATTATGTTGTGTACCAGTGACATTGCACGATCAGTGCTTATAAAGTCAGATTACATCAAAACGTATAAACATCAtgtataaacatgttttttgctaaaatgtattacaagATAGGTTAGTAATAATGACAACGGTAAGATAGTTAATAGATGTCCTGTTTTGGTCTGTTAGTTTATATTAATTCATGATCTAGGTTTAAGCCAATAAACCAAAACCAGCCCTCTAATACTAAATGTCTATAGTTTCTGATAAAACAAAAGTGCGGATGTAAGGTTTCAAATCAAGATAAAAGAAACCACTTCTCAGTTTTGTGCTTCTATTTTACAGACCCCTATGAAGAAAACCCAAGCCCTGATTGGAGATGCTGGAGCAACCTTCTCAAATGCTGTGAGTATGGAACAGCTTCACATCAACATGGTCCTCAAACCTGCAACAACTGTCTGTTCATCTCACATTGCATTACCTGACAGGTCCCACCACTGGTAAACCACACACAACCAAGTAATCAgtaaattcatttttatttaatgtagtaACTATCACAAAAGTCAGAAGTTGAGTGAAAAATGCAAACATGAGTTGACAAGAAGGTGGAAGTAGGGGAACCATGGTGTTTTAGTGGTTCAGAACTCATCCCTTCCTGGTTCTTTGCtttccacctctgtctctccagttCACAGCGACCCCACTGTGTTGTCCCAGCAGGAGTAGTATCTTAACAGGGCGGTACCCCCATAACCATGCCGTCCGGAACAACTCCCTAGATGGTAACTGTTCCAGCCCCCTTTGGCAGAAAGGTCAAGAGGCCACAGCCTTCCCTGTCTACCTCAGCAAACAGCAGTACCAGACCTTCTATGCCGGGAAGTACCTCAATCAggtaaaatacacaaaaaaaggaatgcagtggatataaagtaatttttgagggggaaaaataaaaaacaacctggttgcataaattaAAACTTGATtcaagcaccttttgatttttacAGCACTGTCtcttttgggtaggagtctattagcatggcacatcttgacgtggcaatatttgcctactCGTCTtcgcaaaagcgctccaaatctgtcaaattgcaagaacatctcctgtgcacagccctcttcagatcaccccacagatgttcaattggattcaggtctgagctcCGGCTGGGCcgttccaaaacgttaatcttcttttggtgaagccatgcttttgtggatttggatgtgtgctttgggtcgttgtcgtgctgaaaggtgaacttcatcttcctAATGGaggcctgaaggttttgtgccaaaattgcctggtatttggaactctacataattccctccaccctgactaaagccctggtttcagctgaagaaaaacatccccaaagcatggtgctgccaccaccatgcttcactgtaggtatggtgttctttgggtgatgtgtagtgttgATTTTGGGCCAAACATTCCTTTtgtaattatggccaaaaagctcaaccttggtttcatcagaccataacacattttcacaaatccttttgggagacttggtgtttgtttttgcaaacttccgTCGGgattggatatatttttttgtaagaaaaggcttccgtcttgccaccctaccccatatgaagaatatgggagattgtcaCTTGTAGCACACAGACTGttcttgccagaaattcctgcagttcctttatgttgctgtaggcctcttggaaacctccctgaccagttttctcgtcttttcatcaattttggagggacgtccagttctttgtaatgtctttgttgtgtcatattttctccacttgatgatgactgtcttcactgtgttccatggtatatctaatgctttggaaattattttgtacccttctcctgactgatatctttcaacaatgagatcactCTGacgctttggaagctctctgtggaccatggcttttgctctgagacgcaactaagaaaatgtcagaaaaatcctgctgaactttatttatgattaatcagtcactttaaatgatggaaggtgtgtaatgactgctatttaacatgagtttgaatgtgattggttaattctgaatacagccacttccccagttataagatggtgtgcacatttatgcaaccacgttattgtaaggtttttaattttttcccctcaaagatttgtttttcagttgaattgttcacattataggtcacattaaaagtggaagaggttctgacatgatttatctttttcattcttttacatcacaaaaacctgccattttaacaggggtgtgtgtcGACCtttaatatccactgtacctgccaaacacacacacacaccaaccacatGTGGTCCACTGTGAACTCACACAGTGCTGACATGCAATGTGGCTGTGCACGTCAGTCTTCCATAAAAGTTAACTAAAACAGTCATATAACTATTGCTCTAGGCTACTTCCTGGATGTCGTAGCGTGTCATGATCTGATGGTTCACACAGCATAAGTAAGGCTAGCTGAGATGAAAATAATCAGATCTATGAATCGCCTCAACTTCCAAACTGCATTATAAGTTCTCTGTTATAAAAAGAGTAGGAAATGCATCTCCTTTTTGCTTCTTGCGTTCCCCTCCCCAGTGCTGTCAGTAGAATCATCTACTAACTTCAGGATGTACTGTaaaatttgttttgatttctaaGTTTACTGAAATTTAAATGGAATTGTCACCAACCGTGTTTGACTTATGTTCACatgttcctctttctcctcagtACGGGAAGAAGGAAACCGGTGGTGTAGGCTATGTTCCCCCAGGCTGGGACCAATGGCATGCACTTGTAAgtccagtacacacacacaccttcttgGTTCATGATGACGACATCACAGCTGTTGACACACTTTATATGTTGCAGGTTGGTAACTCTCAGTACTACAACTATACTCTGTCTGTCAATGGGAAAGAGGAGAAGCATGGGGACAGTTATCAGAAAGACTACCTGACTGACCTGATAGTAAGTTCTAACCC is drawn from Esox lucius isolate fEsoLuc1 chromosome 14, fEsoLuc1.pri, whole genome shotgun sequence and contains these coding sequences:
- the polm gene encoding DNA-directed DNA/RNA polymerase mu — translated: MIPLKRRKVISSVIRNSSGDSKFPGVVIFLLGRKMGASRRAFLSRLGRGKGFNIQDSFSQSITHLISENNSWKEVWTWLDSQTGGQGREEGECRTAGPSSVHLLDIMWYTESMQVSRPVAILDRHKLQERDEPGTELAVVSLPSYACQRHTPLLHHNTVLIDALSILAENAELSENEGRGVAFRRAGALLKSLPQEIRRVEQLRGQPCLGDHSLRVIKEVLEDGVCCEVETTKESRQFKAMKALTGIFGVGAKTADRWFREGIHTPSDLQRSGHNLNRAQRAGVQYYDDLNQPVRKAEADAIGLIVEKAVSEVLPGAKITLIGGFRRGKETGHDVDFLITHPEEGREEGLMAKVVSWLEAQGFLLYHKTTRNSYLESKDGPARPPSNMDRFERCFSIFRLSTENERRITQTISAQSTLLHSRTEPSPQTNDQAREESSMLSQCSGSRSWMAVRVDMVVSPYSQFAFALLGWTGSKLFERELRRWAVHERAMTLSSHTLYDSTKRQYLRANSEEEIFALLGLEYIPPCGRNA